In the genome of Paenarthrobacter ilicis, the window TCCACCACCCGCTGGGTTTCTTCCGCGGGTACCTGGAACACCCCGAATCCAAGCTGGGGAATGGTGATGCCGTTGTTCAATGTCAGCTCTGGCATGACGGTCTCCTTCGACGGTACGTGGTGGCAGTGGCCCTTGACGGGTTCGCCCGACCATGTGGGCATGGCTGGAAAACGCTTTCGCAGGCTCTGTAGTGAGCCTATTCAGTTTTGGCCGCAGAGTCAGCAACCCTGACTGATCCTGTTTTTCCTAGGTCTGCCAGACCTACCCACGCTGGTGGTGTTTCAGACGCCGCGGGCGGCAGAATGGACTGATGGGTCAAAGCGCAGAGTTCGGAAAATTCCTGAAAGCCATGCGCGCGCGCCTCTCTCCGGAAGACGCAGGCGCGCTGGAATCCACCGGCTCCCGGCGGGTTCCCGGACTTCGCCGCGAGGAAGTGGCCCGGTTGTCCGGTGTGAGTACTGACTACTACACCCGCCTTGAACAGGGCCGCAACATCCACCCATCCAAGGCCGTCCTTGATGCGGTGGCCAGGGCCCTGCGCCTGGACTTTGGGGAGCAGGCGCACATGATGGACTTGCTGCAACACTGCGCAAGCACCGCACAGAATCCCGGGCCCGTGCAGAAAGTGCGGCCGGGACTGAAGCAACTGCTGGATTCCCTGGGGGATGTGCCGGCCATGGTGTTGGGCCGGAGGGCCGATGTGCTGGCCGGAAACCGCATGGCGTACCTGCTGTTCACGGACTTTGCGGAGTTGCCTGCCCCGGAGCGGAACCTGACGCGCTGGATCATTCTGGACCCCGCTGCGGGAGAGCTGTACAGGGATTGGAAAACGGTGGCCGCTGAAGCCGTTGGGGCACTCCGGATGGACGTGGGGCGCCACCCCAACGACCCCCGGACCAACCAACTGGTGGGAGAGTTGGCCGTGCACAGCGAACAGTTCCGGCAATGGTGGGCCGGGCACCGCGTAGCAACGCGTTCGGCGGGCATTGTCCGGCTGCATCACCCCGTGGTGGGCCACCTGGAACTGAACTTTGAAACCCTGAGTCTCCCGGACGATCCGGACCAGCTGCTGAGGGTGTATTCCGCCAAGGCGGGGACGCCGTCGTCGGACGCTTTAACGCTGCTTGGCCTGAACCAAACCGCCGGGACGGCAGTCAGTGACAGTGTTTAACTGAAGCACTGCCACTGACTGCCATCCCGCGGGATGGAATCAGCGCTCCAGGCGGAAGCCGAGCTTGATGGTGACCTGCCAGTCGGCCACTTTGCCGTCTTCAAGGTGGCCGCGGATTTCCTTGACTTCAAACCAGTCCAGGTTCCGCAGTGTTTCGGAGGCGGTGGCGAGGCCGTTCCTGACTGCGTCGTCAACGCCCTCGGTGGAAGTTCCTACAATTTCGGAAACGCTATAGGTGTGGCCGGCCATGATTCTCCTCATCAACGTCTAACGGACTTTCGGACAACGGCGCGCGGGCCGTGCAAGCACCCTAGCCCACCGGTGTCCGCGTCGGCCAGAGGGTCAGGACCCGTTTTCCCGCCAATCGTTGCTGGTGAGGTGCGAGCCCGCCTGCGGTCCCATTTGCAGCATCCCGCCGTCCACCGGCCAGGACGCACCGTTGACGTAGCTCGACGCCGGTGAGGCCAGGAACGCGATCACGGCGGCGACTTCCTTGGCGTGGCCCGGGCGCCCCAACGGCACTCCGGGACGCTCCACGGTGTGGGGATCTGTGTCCGCATGGCCGGTCATGGGCGTCGCGATTTCGCCGGGAGCCACGTTGTTGGCCGTGATTCCGTAGGCCGCCAGCTCCAGCGCCATGGTTTTGATCA includes:
- a CDS encoding dodecin; the encoded protein is MAGHTYSVSEIVGTSTEGVDDAVRNGLATASETLRNLDWFEVKEIRGHLEDGKVADWQVTIKLGFRLER
- a CDS encoding helix-turn-helix transcriptional regulator, with the protein product MGQSAEFGKFLKAMRARLSPEDAGALESTGSRRVPGLRREEVARLSGVSTDYYTRLEQGRNIHPSKAVLDAVARALRLDFGEQAHMMDLLQHCASTAQNPGPVQKVRPGLKQLLDSLGDVPAMVLGRRADVLAGNRMAYLLFTDFAELPAPERNLTRWIILDPAAGELYRDWKTVAAEAVGALRMDVGRHPNDPRTNQLVGELAVHSEQFRQWWAGHRVATRSAGIVRLHHPVVGHLELNFETLSLPDDPDQLLRVYSAKAGTPSSDALTLLGLNQTAGTAVSDSV